One genomic window of uncultured Campylobacter sp. includes the following:
- a CDS encoding glycosyltransferase family 4 protein, whose amino-acid sequence MKKTDKINILELESSLGFGGQEHRTQRVINGLNKDKFKVFYALNPGSKSFEKPIDCEFAKFNLSKVYNIFEIFKICRFVREKGISIIATHSGKDGNIGAIVAKLTGAKVVRTRHLQTPIRSAFSYNVNDKIVAVSNAVKAQLVSQGVRGNLIDVICTGVDTARFNPNFTKNIKAELNLSSECVVVGIVAVLRAAKNHQLLFEAFSELNLPNSALVVVGDGPQEENLKKIKTPNIYMLGSRTDVSEFLGSFDVFVLPSKMEALGTALLEAQSCGVPCIGSDAGGIGEAISSGETGLLFKNGDKESLKAALKTLIEDAALRAKFSANAREFIVRNFSIETMVAQTEAMYEAL is encoded by the coding sequence ATGAAAAAAACAGACAAAATCAACATCCTAGAGCTTGAAAGCTCGCTAGGCTTTGGCGGTCAGGAGCACCGCACGCAGCGCGTCATAAACGGGCTAAATAAAGATAAATTTAAGGTATTTTACGCGCTAAATCCCGGCTCAAAAAGCTTTGAAAAGCCTATTGATTGCGAGTTTGCCAAATTTAACCTAAGCAAGGTCTATAATATTTTCGAAATTTTTAAAATTTGCCGTTTCGTGCGCGAAAAAGGCATCTCGATCATCGCAACGCACTCGGGCAAGGACGGCAACATCGGCGCGATCGTAGCAAAGCTAACGGGCGCTAAAGTCGTGCGAACTAGACACCTGCAAACGCCGATCAGATCGGCGTTTAGCTACAACGTAAACGATAAAATCGTAGCCGTCTCAAACGCCGTAAAAGCCCAGCTCGTCTCGCAGGGCGTACGGGGAAATTTGATAGACGTTATCTGTACCGGCGTGGATACGGCGCGGTTTAATCCAAATTTTACGAAAAACATAAAAGCGGAACTAAATTTGAGCTCGGAGTGCGTCGTAGTGGGTATCGTGGCGGTCTTACGCGCGGCGAAAAATCATCAGCTATTATTTGAAGCTTTTAGCGAGCTAAATCTACCAAACTCCGCTTTAGTCGTGGTCGGCGACGGTCCGCAGGAGGAAAATCTAAAAAAAATAAAAACGCCAAACATCTACATGCTAGGCTCTCGCACCGACGTGAGCGAGTTTTTGGGTAGTTTTGACGTTTTCGTGCTGCCCTCAAAGATGGAGGCGCTAGGCACGGCGCTACTGGAGGCGCAGTCGTGCGGGGTGCCTTGTATCGGTAGCGACGCGGGCGGCATCGGCGAGGCGATAAGTAGCGGCGAAACTGGACTTTTGTTTAAAAACGGCGATAAAGAATCGCTCAAAGCGGCCTTAAAAACGCTGATAGAAGACGCGGCGCTTCGGGCGAAATTTAGCGCGAACGCGAGGGAATTTATCGTGCGAAATTTCTCGATAGAGACGATGGTCGCGCAGACGGAAGCGATGTATGAAGCTCTTTGA
- a CDS encoding glycosyltransferase family 9 protein produces the protein MKILLVRNDNIGDLICTTPSIEALRKAHPRAQIDIAVNSLNACVVRGNPFLNKIYIYTKPKHVKGAAAKLRAFWGKCKILLQIRREKYDATVIFRSAYSPSAAIFARAAAAKTTIGAAKQNEGGPLITHKLSFNPPPHEVLLCCELVAPLGAKFDGEKTLYVPSFKSEKFKDFVFFHVSSRVEQNRIDEAKILRILGFLKQNFGRVAVSAEDAKLGEKVAQDAGVEFASTASLDELAGYIRAAKFVLTLDGGVAHLAPALGVKTVLVLGKTDAARWAPIYGGAKCTVLQSASKRAQDVADEEIYEAVKNI, from the coding sequence GTGAAAATTTTGCTCGTTAGAAACGATAATATCGGCGATCTCATCTGCACGACGCCCTCGATAGAGGCGCTGCGAAAGGCTCATCCGCGCGCGCAGATAGATATCGCGGTAAATAGCCTAAACGCATGCGTCGTTCGCGGCAATCCATTTTTAAACAAAATATATATCTACACCAAACCAAAGCACGTAAAAGGAGCGGCGGCGAAGCTGCGGGCGTTTTGGGGAAAATGTAAAATTTTGCTTCAAATTCGCCGCGAAAAATACGATGCGACGGTGATTTTTAGAAGCGCTTATTCGCCCTCTGCCGCGATATTTGCTAGAGCCGCCGCAGCTAAAACGACGATAGGAGCGGCAAAGCAAAACGAGGGCGGGCCACTAATAACGCATAAACTAAGCTTTAATCCGCCTCCTCACGAGGTGCTGCTTTGCTGCGAGCTAGTAGCGCCGCTAGGAGCGAAATTTGACGGAGAAAAGACGCTTTACGTACCGAGCTTTAAAAGCGAGAAATTTAAGGATTTCGTATTTTTTCACGTCTCATCAAGGGTGGAGCAAAACCGTATTGACGAGGCTAAAATTTTGCGGATTTTGGGATTTTTAAAGCAAAATTTCGGACGCGTAGCCGTTAGCGCCGAGGATGCGAAACTGGGCGAAAAAGTAGCGCAAGATGCGGGCGTGGAGTTTGCCTCAACTGCGAGCCTAGATGAACTTGCAGGCTACATCCGGGCGGCTAAATTTGTCCTCACGCTTGACGGCGGCGTAGCGCACCTAGCTCCGGCGCTTGGCGTAAAAACGGTTCTGGTGCTTGGCAAAACGGACGCCGCTCGCTGGGCTCCGATTTACGGCGGCGCGAAGTGTACCGTGCTACAAAGCGCGAGTAAAAGGGCGCAAGACGTCGCGGACGAGGAAATCTATGAGGCGGTCAAAAATATATGA
- a CDS encoding glycosyltransferase family 4 protein, producing MKKIVFLRLDPGAIGGAQRYLSRLVKALKDSGVACETRGFNGSKKLSSWIKALLFNAQAKRQKGADEIYFSLERITCADIYRAGDGVHKVYMKTKPFWFVNPLNFVIPYLEKRTFKNAKKIIANSNFIKRQICETYAVVPEKIAVVYNGVNLPTRVQKGAAKLALCEEFGLDFNLPTLLFVGSGFKRKGASEFLHIAARLKTRVNCLIVGRDKNAARYKNLAKELGLNAVFTGAQKSTARFYEGSEMFLFPTAYEPFSNVVLEALSYGCVAITTAQNGAAEILPGEFVMSSPQDYEICALIDEIINDNERLAMLQERNTALASEFSIEKNASATMEIVRANLD from the coding sequence ATGAAAAAAATAGTATTTTTAAGGCTCGATCCGGGCGCTATCGGCGGGGCGCAGAGATATCTCTCGCGGCTCGTTAAGGCTCTAAAAGATTCGGGCGTTGCGTGCGAGACTCGCGGATTTAACGGCAGCAAAAAGCTAAGCTCGTGGATCAAAGCCCTGCTTTTTAACGCGCAAGCAAAGCGGCAAAAGGGCGCGGACGAGATTTATTTTAGCTTAGAGCGCATCACCTGCGCCGACATCTACCGCGCGGGTGACGGCGTACACAAAGTCTATATGAAAACCAAGCCGTTTTGGTTTGTAAACCCCCTAAATTTCGTCATTCCGTATCTTGAAAAGCGCACTTTTAAAAATGCCAAAAAAATCATCGCCAACTCAAATTTCATAAAGCGTCAAATTTGCGAGACCTACGCCGTCGTCCCTGAAAAGATCGCAGTCGTCTATAACGGCGTAAATTTACCTACTCGCGTGCAAAAAGGCGCGGCAAAGCTCGCTCTTTGCGAGGAATTCGGACTTGATTTTAACTTGCCGACGCTGCTGTTTGTGGGAAGCGGCTTTAAACGCAAGGGCGCGAGCGAATTTTTACATATCGCGGCTCGCCTCAAAACACGCGTAAACTGCCTGATCGTGGGCCGCGACAAAAATGCCGCCCGCTACAAAAATCTAGCCAAGGAACTAGGTCTAAACGCCGTATTTACGGGCGCGCAAAAAAGCACGGCGAGATTTTACGAAGGCAGCGAGATGTTTTTGTTTCCGACGGCGTACGAGCCGTTTTCAAACGTCGTTTTAGAGGCGCTTAGCTACGGCTGCGTCGCTATCACGACCGCTCAAAACGGCGCTGCGGAGATACTACCGGGGGAGTTTGTGATGAGCTCGCCGCAAGACTACGAGATCTGCGCACTAATTGATGAAATCATAAACGATAACGAGCGGCTGGCAATGCTGCAAGAGCGAAATACGGCGCTTGCTAGCGAGTTTAGCATCGAAAAAAACGCGAGCGCGACGATGGAGATAGTGCGTGCGAATCTTGATTGA
- the waaF gene encoding lipopolysaccharide heptosyltransferase II, whose product MRILIELPTWLGDAVMASAAVEAIAKHAAAFDAWNLTGEFENERYFSFSSQNFGAMTQERQIFTDEILASDEANLGGEFNDKFDGVNLTESAQNSAPNGKKFSELVFKNSEPKNKQAAQNLKSCLKISAEENQNLEISQSRTDKAVKIVFFGSFAACELFKAHPNCERVIVNSSKKAKFRLWRLFWQARNLGKFDAAFSFRSSFASKILLYGARAGRKFIFQKSKDGAHQVQKYLKFVKAALNLKQANDELKLYFEPRKFDAPVLGLNPGASYGSAKRWYPAYFAQVALYFKDEFKIMIFGGAGERDMCEQIEQILNQNGVECLNLAGKTSVRELCEMIGGIRRSGGIFVTNDSGPMHIAAAYKTPTIALFGPTRFTQTCPWRNENARILHLNLECMPCMKRVCPLKTHACMKDLSPQAVIQTIEREFIKKREKINF is encoded by the coding sequence GTGCGAATCTTGATTGAGCTGCCGACCTGGCTGGGCGACGCCGTGATGGCAAGCGCCGCGGTGGAGGCCATCGCAAAGCACGCGGCGGCGTTTGACGCGTGGAATTTGACGGGCGAATTTGAAAATGAGCGATATTTTAGCTTTTCGTCGCAAAATTTCGGCGCCATGACGCAAGAAAGGCAAATTTTTACCGACGAAATTTTAGCTAGCGACGAGGCGAATTTAGGCGGCGAATTTAACGATAAATTTGACGGCGTAAATTTGACGGAAAGCGCGCAAAATTCGGCGCCAAACGGAAAAAAATTTAGCGAGTTAGTTTTCAAAAACTCGGAACCAAAAAACAAACAAGCCGCACAAAATTTAAAGTCTTGCTTAAAAATTTCCGCCGAGGAAAATCAAAACCTCGAAATTTCGCAAAGCCGAACGGACAAAGCGGTTAAAATCGTATTTTTCGGCTCGTTTGCGGCGTGCGAACTTTTTAAAGCTCATCCAAACTGCGAACGCGTCATCGTAAATAGCAGCAAAAAGGCTAAATTTAGGCTCTGGCGGCTATTTTGGCAGGCTAGAAATCTCGGCAAATTTGACGCGGCGTTTAGCTTTAGAAGCTCGTTTGCGAGTAAAATTTTACTTTACGGAGCGCGGGCGGGACGAAAATTTATTTTCCAAAAGAGCAAAGACGGCGCGCATCAGGTGCAAAAATACCTAAAATTCGTCAAAGCGGCGTTAAATTTAAAGCAGGCAAACGACGAGCTGAAGCTCTACTTTGAGCCGCGCAAATTTGACGCTCCGGTGCTCGGGCTAAATCCGGGAGCTAGCTACGGAAGCGCCAAACGCTGGTATCCGGCCTACTTCGCGCAGGTGGCGCTATATTTTAAAGACGAGTTTAAGATTATGATTTTCGGCGGCGCTGGCGAGCGGGATATGTGCGAGCAGATCGAGCAAATTTTAAACCAAAACGGCGTAGAGTGCCTAAATCTAGCGGGCAAAACGAGCGTGCGCGAGCTTTGCGAAATGATCGGCGGCATCAGACGAAGCGGCGGGATATTCGTCACGAACGACAGCGGCCCGATGCATATCGCCGCAGCCTACAAGACGCCTACGATCGCGCTTTTTGGGCCGACGAGATTTACGCAGACCTGTCCGTGGCGCAATGAAAACGCCCGCATCCTACACCTAAATTTAGAGTGCATGCCGTGTATGAAGCGCGTCTGCCCGCTAAAAACTCACGCCTGCATGAAAGACCTCTCGCCGCAAGCCGTCATCCAAACGATCGAGCGAGAGTTTATTAAAAAACGCGAAAAAATAAATTTTTAA
- a CDS encoding CAP domain-containing protein, translated as MRFYSVKRGLKFSLLACAFFLAGCDILGGQGKDAALKSAKQPEFSFVPDSDAVAYLNEYRRGSGLSGLKQNQILSQAAKNHAEYSAQNEYMGHDETAGRAKFSGSDPVSRAIAAGYKSRHILENIAYKNDFKEAVDGLFSAIYHRFAFLNLSVDEVGYALASKDKFNAFVFEMGNSRLNAFCARGASDTGAGRFYTNVCTDKNLKIKDDKFDNFTGSSKPFVKFPGSTAVTPYFSGEIPDPFPECKITANPVSIEFNANAGEIKFKDFEIFKDGKKLQNLHVITSKNDVNSKFSKGQFAAFAREVFDFGAQYEAVFSYEQANAQSTGAQLKQIKWSFKTKTPQNPYFDARDGDVLGVDAGKTYEIFFRPKDCNDLMTRYVYKVSGFAEAQIKQSGTNTLSVKLKGLAGDTLSITAGGTSVKVRLKTSSHETVRERRAFYVKAGVMIAGVIVIFALIGRKMRR; from the coding sequence TTGAGATTTTACTCTGTAAAACGCGGGCTTAAATTTAGCCTTTTAGCCTGCGCCTTTTTTCTTGCGGGTTGCGATATCTTGGGCGGGCAGGGTAAAGACGCCGCGCTAAAGTCCGCCAAGCAGCCTGAGTTTTCTTTTGTTCCTGACTCCGATGCGGTCGCGTATCTAAACGAGTACCGCCGAGGCTCGGGACTCTCCGGTCTAAAACAAAATCAAATTTTAAGCCAAGCCGCCAAAAACCATGCCGAGTATAGCGCCCAAAACGAATACATGGGCCACGACGAGACGGCCGGACGGGCTAAATTTAGCGGCTCAGACCCCGTTAGTAGAGCTATCGCAGCCGGATATAAGTCGCGACATATTCTTGAAAATATCGCTTATAAAAATGACTTCAAAGAGGCGGTGGACGGGCTATTTTCGGCGATATATCACCGATTTGCGTTTTTAAATTTGAGCGTCGACGAGGTCGGCTACGCGCTTGCGTCAAAGGATAAATTTAACGCCTTCGTCTTTGAGATGGGTAACTCGAGGCTTAACGCCTTTTGCGCTAGAGGTGCGAGCGATACGGGCGCGGGGCGGTTTTATACCAACGTCTGCACCGATAAAAATTTAAAAATAAAAGATGACAAATTCGATAATTTCACCGGATCTAGCAAGCCTTTCGTCAAATTTCCCGGCTCTACTGCGGTGACGCCCTATTTTAGCGGCGAGATCCCGGACCCATTCCCCGAGTGCAAGATCACGGCAAATCCCGTTAGCATCGAGTTTAACGCAAATGCGGGCGAGATAAAATTTAAGGATTTTGAGATATTTAAAGACGGCAAAAAGCTTCAGAATTTGCACGTCATCACGAGTAAAAACGACGTAAATTCTAAATTTAGCAAAGGGCAGTTTGCGGCTTTTGCGCGGGAAGTTTTTGATTTCGGCGCGCAGTACGAGGCGGTTTTTAGCTACGAGCAAGCAAACGCCCAAAGCACTGGCGCGCAGCTAAAGCAGATAAAGTGGAGCTTTAAAACCAAAACTCCGCAAAACCCGTATTTCGATGCGCGAGACGGCGACGTGCTGGGCGTGGATGCAGGTAAGACCTACGAGATATTTTTCCGCCCCAAAGACTGCAACGACCTCATGACGCGCTATGTTTATAAGGTCTCCGGCTTTGCCGAAGCGCAAATAAAACAAAGCGGCACAAACACGCTAAGCGTGAAGCTAAAAGGCCTAGCGGGCGATACGCTAAGCATAACGGCGGGCGGCACTAGCGTCAAGGTGCGGCTCAAAACCAGCTCGCACGAGACCGTGCGCGAGAGAAGAGCGTTTTACGTGAAGGCTGGAGTGATGATCGCCGGCGTGATAGTGATTTTTGCGCTGATCGGCAGAAAGATGAGGCGGTAG
- the pckA gene encoding phosphoenolpyruvate carboxykinase (ATP), with amino-acid sequence MVNEIEKLGLKDIKKINHNLSYDELFELEKERGEGRVSSNGTFMVDTGIFTGRSPKDKYFVKQDPSQKYIAWGKVNQPISKELFDKLLAKAKAQLSGKEIFIQDAFCGASEKSKKSVRFVTEVAWQAHFVKNMFIRPSEAELAKFSPDFVVFNACKCKNEECKEQGLNSDVFVIFNVEENIAVIGGTWYGGEMKKGIFSMMNYWLPLEGKLSMHCSANVGKEGDTALFFGLSGTGKTTLSTDPNRKLIGDDEHGWDDEGIFNFEGGCYAKCINLDPSSEPEIYAAIKRDALLENVVANEAGVVDYKDGSKTENTRVSYPIYHIDNYEPSSAGGHPKNIIFLTADAFGVLPPVAKLTKEQAMYYFLSGYTAKVAGTERGITEPVATFSACFGEPFMPLHPTVYAKLLGEKIDKHGVSVYLVNTGWSGGAYGVGKRMSIKATRACINAILDGSIKKCEFENFEKFNLAIPKELAGVETKLLNPINTWENKDEYVATRDKLAGMFEVNFKRYEDVKEGVEYAKAGPKA; translated from the coding sequence ATGGTAAACGAAATAGAAAAATTAGGGCTTAAGGACATCAAAAAAATCAACCACAACCTAAGCTACGACGAGCTTTTTGAGCTTGAAAAAGAAAGAGGCGAGGGACGCGTGTCAAGCAACGGCACCTTTATGGTGGACACGGGTATCTTTACGGGTCGCAGCCCAAAGGATAAGTACTTCGTAAAACAGGATCCGAGCCAAAAATACATCGCTTGGGGCAAGGTAAATCAACCCATCTCAAAAGAGCTTTTCGATAAGCTTTTAGCCAAAGCTAAAGCTCAGCTAAGCGGTAAGGAAATTTTTATCCAAGACGCATTTTGCGGCGCGAGCGAAAAGAGCAAAAAATCGGTGCGTTTCGTGACCGAAGTCGCATGGCAAGCGCATTTTGTTAAAAATATGTTCATCCGTCCAAGCGAGGCCGAACTGGCTAAATTTAGCCCTGATTTCGTGGTTTTCAACGCCTGCAAATGCAAAAACGAAGAGTGCAAAGAGCAGGGGCTAAACTCTGACGTTTTCGTTATCTTTAACGTCGAGGAAAACATCGCCGTTATCGGCGGTACGTGGTACGGCGGCGAGATGAAAAAGGGCATTTTTTCGATGATGAACTACTGGTTGCCGCTCGAGGGCAAACTAAGCATGCACTGCTCGGCAAACGTGGGCAAAGAGGGCGATACGGCGCTATTTTTCGGCCTAAGCGGCACGGGCAAAACGACGCTCTCTACAGATCCAAACCGCAAGCTAATCGGCGACGATGAGCACGGCTGGGACGATGAGGGGATATTTAACTTCGAGGGCGGTTGCTACGCGAAGTGCATAAATTTAGATCCGAGCAGCGAGCCTGAAATTTACGCCGCGATCAAACGCGACGCGCTGCTTGAAAACGTGGTCGCCAACGAGGCGGGCGTCGTGGACTACAAAGACGGCAGCAAGACCGAAAACACCCGCGTCAGCTACCCGATCTATCACATAGATAACTACGAGCCAAGCTCCGCGGGCGGCCATCCCAAAAACATAATCTTCCTAACCGCCGACGCATTCGGCGTTTTGCCGCCGGTCGCAAAGCTAACCAAAGAGCAGGCGATGTATTATTTCCTAAGCGGCTATACGGCAAAAGTAGCGGGCACCGAGCGCGGTATCACCGAGCCTGTAGCGACCTTTAGCGCGTGCTTTGGCGAGCCGTTTATGCCGCTGCATCCGACCGTTTACGCTAAGCTGCTGGGCGAAAAGATCGACAAACATGGCGTCAGCGTCTATCTCGTAAACACCGGCTGGAGCGGCGGCGCGTACGGCGTGGGCAAGCGAATGAGCATCAAAGCCACGCGCGCGTGCATAAACGCCATCCTTGACGGCAGTATCAAAAAGTGCGAATTTGAAAATTTTGAGAAATTTAACCTAGCGATCCCAAAAGAGCTCGCGGGCGTCGAGACGAAGCTGCTAAATCCGATCAACACGTGGGAGAACAAGGACGAATACGTCGCTACTAGAGATAAGCTAGCGGGTATGTTTGAGGTGAATTTTAAACGCTACGAGGACGTAAAAGAGGGCGTAGAATACGCAAAAGCGGGCCCTAAAGCTTAA
- a CDS encoding biotin/lipoyl-containing protein — protein sequence MAKKFIDVMDTTFRDGFQSVFGARVAMADFLPAVSAAKEAGITHFEFGGGARFQSLYFYLNEDAFAMMDKFRETVGPEANLQTLSRGVNTVTLDTGSRELVDLHAKLFKKHGTTTIRNFDALNDVENLKYSGERIAHHGLKHEVVVTMMDLPAGCSGAHDVAFYERILREILDAGIPYHSVCFKDASGTSSPQKVYETIKMARKLLPQNTHIRLHTHETAGVSVACYMAALEAGADGIDLAASPVSGGTSQPDILTMLHAVKGKNYDLGGLDVEKILKYESVLNECLKDYFLPPEAVQVSPLIPFSPMPGGALTANTQMMRDNNILDKFPEVILAMREVVQKGGYGTSVTPVSQFYFQQAFNNVMFGPWKKIAEGYGKMVLGYFGKTPVEPDKSVVKLASEQLGLKPTKEHAMDIADKDESKSLKFTRELLKKEGIEPSEENIFIAAACKEKGIAFLKGEGKVNIRKKSTNACETSAPSTRAKTPINEKYSVTVNGKKFDVEVADAEGKAEIKSVKPASVAHMPPPELSPAKTTGGSGEPVKSTLPGNVFKILVAVGDSVKKGQRMFVLEAMKMEIDVNAPKDGLVTSIEVQQGQTVANGQILAKI from the coding sequence ATGGCGAAAAAATTTATAGACGTTATGGATACTACCTTTAGAGACGGCTTTCAGTCGGTTTTCGGCGCGCGCGTGGCGATGGCTGATTTTCTGCCTGCGGTTAGCGCGGCTAAAGAGGCCGGTATAACGCACTTTGAGTTTGGCGGCGGGGCGCGGTTTCAGAGCCTTTATTTTTATTTGAACGAAGATGCGTTTGCGATGATGGATAAATTTCGCGAAACGGTCGGGCCCGAGGCAAACCTGCAAACCCTAAGCCGCGGCGTAAATACCGTGACTCTAGATACGGGCAGCCGCGAGCTAGTCGATCTGCATGCAAAGCTCTTTAAAAAGCACGGTACGACCACGATACGAAACTTCGACGCGCTAAACGACGTGGAAAATTTAAAATACTCCGGCGAACGTATCGCTCATCACGGGCTAAAACACGAAGTGGTCGTCACGATGATGGATCTGCCAGCAGGCTGTTCGGGCGCGCACGACGTGGCGTTTTACGAGCGGATTTTGCGCGAAATTTTAGACGCGGGCATCCCGTATCACAGCGTTTGTTTCAAAGACGCTAGCGGCACCTCTAGTCCGCAAAAAGTATATGAAACCATCAAAATGGCTCGCAAACTCCTCCCGCAAAATACCCACATCAGACTCCACACTCACGAAACCGCAGGCGTTAGCGTCGCGTGCTATATGGCCGCTCTAGAAGCGGGCGCAGACGGCATAGATCTAGCCGCAAGCCCGGTTAGCGGCGGTACTAGCCAGCCAGATATCTTAACGATGCTGCATGCCGTTAAGGGCAAAAACTACGATCTGGGCGGACTTGACGTGGAGAAAATTCTAAAATACGAAAGCGTGTTAAATGAGTGCTTGAAAGATTATTTCCTGCCGCCTGAAGCCGTGCAGGTTAGCCCGCTCATCCCGTTTAGCCCGATGCCCGGCGGCGCGCTAACGGCAAATACCCAAATGATGCGCGATAATAATATCTTGGATAAATTTCCCGAGGTCATCCTTGCTATGCGCGAAGTCGTGCAAAAGGGCGGCTACGGCACGAGCGTGACGCCTGTGAGTCAGTTTTACTTCCAGCAGGCGTTTAATAACGTAATGTTTGGTCCGTGGAAAAAGATCGCCGAGGGCTACGGCAAAATGGTGCTAGGCTACTTCGGCAAGACGCCCGTAGAGCCCGATAAGAGCGTAGTTAAGCTAGCTAGCGAGCAGCTAGGCTTAAAACCGACCAAAGAACACGCCATGGATATCGCGGACAAAGACGAGAGTAAGTCGCTTAAATTTACGCGCGAGCTGCTTAAAAAAGAGGGTATCGAGCCTAGCGAGGAAAATATCTTTATCGCTGCGGCGTGCAAGGAAAAAGGCATCGCGTTTTTAAAAGGCGAAGGCAAGGTAAATATCCGTAAAAAATCGACAAATGCATGCGAAACGAGCGCGCCGAGCACCCGCGCGAAAACTCCGATAAACGAAAAATACAGCGTCACCGTAAACGGTAAGAAATTTGACGTCGAAGTTGCCGACGCTGAGGGCAAAGCCGAGATAAAAAGCGTAAAACCCGCAAGCGTAGCGCACATGCCGCCTCCGGAGCTCTCTCCGGCTAAAACGACCGGCGGCAGCGGCGAACCGGTAAAAAGCACGCTTCCTGGAAACGTGTTTAAAATCCTAGTCGCAGTGGGCGATAGTGTGAAAAAGGGACAAAGGATGTTCGTGCTAGAGGCCATGAAGATGGAAATAGACGTAAACGCTCCAAAAGACGGACTGGTAACGTCTATCGAGGTACAGCAAGGACAAACCGTAGCAAACGGTCAAATTTTAGCGAAAATTTAA
- a CDS encoding DUF4139 domain-containing protein, whose amino-acid sequence MKKIALISTLAALASAQSNLLEIYKNKSFIHQSFVDQKSEFSLNLPEFVALEDIDVSASCELISLNLNEPKPLEDERYDKFKKAQNEFEELGNKVGALNAKNKFLNNFPAFKEQSVENLSADADKFYDITLKALAEASQAKKLLNDANLKMQELEREVVNFQKLDLKFECDPKQVKISYPVGVSVNLKNKISALVEKGKVEISQNLTLKNPLDTDLSNLTIALYPFYYSSNLTPEPFYPWYEGKAEPMLAAAPVAMDAYDRAAVAPMKKAKQVSRNYAKETEASNVQNELANTWRIDNVSLKAGEEKSFSYDKQSLDAKFDLVIDGYGGANAYVRAKFKPERSVESSDAEFKIGDVNIGKRYVGYAAGEEAEEFFGKNELVAVKKENNGEFTKESFFGSKNKISQGYKFIVKNGSKLAWDVVLQERAPVSAHESVSVSMKNDPKESELDKEGKVTWKFALKPNESKEINFAYELTKPGK is encoded by the coding sequence ATGAAAAAAATAGCCCTGATCTCGACGCTTGCCGCGCTGGCTAGCGCACAGAGCAATCTACTGGAAATCTACAAAAACAAGTCCTTCATCCACCAAAGCTTCGTCGATCAAAAAAGCGAATTTAGCCTAAATTTGCCCGAGTTCGTAGCGCTTGAGGATATCGACGTGAGCGCGTCTTGCGAGCTAATCAGTCTAAATTTAAACGAACCAAAACCGTTAGAAGATGAAAGATACGATAAATTTAAAAAAGCTCAAAACGAGTTTGAGGAGCTGGGAAATAAGGTAGGCGCGCTAAACGCGAAAAATAAATTTTTAAATAATTTCCCGGCTTTTAAAGAGCAAAGCGTCGAGAATTTGAGCGCCGATGCGGATAAATTTTACGATATAACGCTAAAAGCGCTAGCCGAGGCTTCGCAGGCTAAAAAGCTGCTTAACGACGCGAATCTAAAAATGCAAGAACTAGAAAGAGAGGTCGTAAATTTTCAAAAGCTGGACCTTAAATTCGAATGTGATCCAAAACAGGTCAAAATCTCCTATCCGGTGGGCGTTAGCGTAAATTTAAAAAATAAAATTTCCGCCCTGGTCGAAAAAGGAAAGGTCGAAATCTCGCAAAATTTGACCCTAAAAAATCCTCTTGATACTGATTTATCAAATCTCACGATCGCGCTTTATCCGTTTTACTACTCGTCAAATTTGACGCCTGAGCCTTTTTATCCGTGGTATGAGGGCAAGGCAGAACCTATGCTAGCAGCGGCTCCGGTGGCGATGGATGCCTACGATAGAGCCGCGGTCGCGCCGATGAAAAAGGCAAAACAAGTATCTCGTAATTACGCTAAAGAGACGGAGGCTAGCAACGTCCAAAACGAGCTTGCAAATACTTGGCGCATCGATAACGTAAGTCTAAAAGCGGGCGAGGAAAAGAGCTTTAGCTACGACAAGCAAAGCCTTGACGCGAAATTTGACCTAGTTATCGACGGGTACGGCGGAGCAAACGCATACGTTAGAGCTAAATTTAAGCCCGAACGAAGCGTAGAGAGCTCGGATGCGGAGTTTAAAATCGGCGACGTAAATATCGGCAAAAGATACGTAGGCTACGCTGCGGGCGAGGAGGCCGAGGAGTTTTTCGGCAAAAACGAGCTTGTGGCCGTAAAAAAGGAAAATAACGGCGAATTTACGAAAGAGTCGTTTTTCGGCTCGAAAAATAAAATCTCGCAGGGCTATAAATTTATCGTAAAAAACGGCTCTAAACTCGCGTGGGACGTGGTCTTGCAGGAGCGAGCGCCAGTTAGCGCGCACGAGAGCGTAAGCGTAAGCATGAAAAACGATCCTAAAGAGAGCGAACTGGATAAAGAGGGCAAGGTGACGTGGAAATTCGCGCTTAAGCCAAACGAGAGCAAGGAGATAAATTTCGCTTACGAGCTGACTAAGCCCGGGAAATAA